The genomic interval GAAATGGTCCTAAAGGAACGTATTCCCATTTTTGAATGTCACGAGCGCTCCAATCATTAAATAACACTAAGCCAAAAATATTTTCTTCTGCTTTTTCAGTAGAAATAGATTCTCCAAGATTATTTGCATCTGTAGTAATAAATGCCATTTCTAGTTCAAAATCTACTAACCTTGAAGGTCCAAAAATGGGCTCTGTTGCTCCATTAGGAAGTTTTTGACCATTAGGTCTATGCACCGGAATTCCAGATGGTATTACAGAAGAACTTCTACCATGGTAAGCAACCGGTAAGTGTAACCAGTTAGGCATCAAAGCATTTTCTTCACCCCGGAACATCGTTCCCACATTTGTAGCGTGTTCTATACTAGAGTAGAAATCTGTGTAATCTCCTATTTGAACAGGTAATTGCATTTCTACTTCCTCAATTTTAAAGATAACTGTATCACGATCTTTAGAATTGTCTTTTAATGATGTGTTACTTTTTTCAAAAATCTCTGAAATTCGATTACGTACTAAACGCCATGTCTTGCGCCCGTCTGCGATAAAGTCATTAAGGGTGTCTTGTAAAAAAATATCATCCGTAAGTGGGATGTCTTTAAAATACCCCAGTTGATGTAATGCACCAAGGTCAATAGCATAATTACCAATACGCGTTCCAATTGTAATCACATCGTCACGAGTTAAGAATACTCCGAAAGGAATATTTTGAATTGGGAAGTCTGAGTCCTTTGGTACATCAAGCCAAGTTTTTTTTGATGGATCGTTTGCAGCTAGAGACATTATTTTATATGTTTTTGATAAGTTGTTTGTAAATTCTCTCAGTCAAATATAGGATTTATAGCAACGCTACAGGGAGATTGTATTATTTTTACACATCTTTAACAAACACAATTTCATATGCAACGCGATACCGCAATATTTAATCTCATTAATGATGAATTTGAAAGACAACGTAATGGTCTCGAGCTCATTGCCTCAGAAAATTTTGTAAGCGACCAAGTAATGGAAGCGGCTGGGTCTGTGCTTACCAATAAATATGCAGAAGGATACCCAGGTAAAAGGTATTACGGTGGTTGTGAAGTAGTAGATGAGGTTGAGAAAATTGCAATAGATCGTGCAAAAGAACTATTCGGTGCGGCATATGCAAACGTTCAGCCACACTCAGGATCTCAAGCAAATACAGCTGTTTTTCACGCCTGCTTGCAGCCTGGAGATAAATTCTTAGGTTTTGACCTTGCACATGGTGGTCACCTCACGCATGGGTCCCCAGTAAATTTTTCTGGACGTTTGTATAATCCTGTATTTTATGGGGTAGATCAAGAAACTGGTCTTCTCAATTATGATAAGATTCAAGAAATAGCAGAGAAAGAGCAACCTAAGATGATTATTGCAGGAGCATCTGCTTACTCAAGAGAGATCGATTATGAACGCTTTCGCGAAATAGCAGATTCAGTAGGAGCTATATTACTTGCAGATATTGCACACCCAGCTGGACTTATAGCAAAGGGAATTGTCGCAGACCCACTACCACACTGTCATATCGTAACGACAACAACGCATAAAACATTACGAGGACCACGTGGGGGAATGATCTTAATGGGTGAAGATTTTGAAAACCCATTTGGTATCAAGTTAAAAAGTGGCAAATTACGTATGATGTCGTCGTTGGTTGATAGTGGGATTTTCCCAGGGAACCAAGGAGGGCCATTAATGCATATCATTGGAGCAAAAGCAATAGCCTTTGGTGAAGCACTTACTGACGATTTTTTACACTATATGGTTCAAACTAAGAAAAATGCTGAGGCATTAGCCGCAGCATTAGTACTCAAGGGGTATGATATTATTTCTGGAGGGACAGATAACCATATGATGCTTATTGATTTGCGTAACAAAAATGTAACAGGAAAAGCAGCAGAAGAGGCGTTAGGTCTAGCAGATATTACTGTAAATAAGAATATGGTACCTTTTGATGATAAATCTCCATTTGTCACTTCAGGTATTCGGATAGGTACTGCAGCGGTAACCACTCGTGGTCTTATAGAAGAAGATATGCATACAATTGCAAATTTCATCGATAAAGTAATAGAGCATCACGATAATGAAGAGGTGTTATCAAATGTGGCAAAAAGTGTAAATGAAATGATGGGAGATAAGCCCCTTTTCAAATCTTAGACCCCACAGATAAATCACTACTAAAAAACTCCTGTCAATAACAGGAGTTTTTTAGTAGTGATTCTTCATTCAGTTTAAAACATTGTGAGGTTTATTACACTGTTTTTGTTGACTGGCAGAAATTCTTAGTCTCTTTAATAAAACGAAAACAGTTTTAAAAATCGTATTTTGTTTCTAAAGCATAGCGTAAAAGCTCCCCTTTACCAGAAAGATTGAGTTTACGCATCATATTTTTACGATGTTTATCTACTGTAGATACTGCTGTAAACCTAATAGAAGCGATTTCTGAGCTTGTCATATTCTGAGCGATAAGCTTTAATATTTCTCGTTCACTTTTAGAGAGCACAGAGCTAGATTTATAATTTTTTACGCTTGCGTTAGGAGTGTTGGGAACGAGTGTTGCATCGTAAAATTCTTGTCCATTTAGAACGGTATGTATTGCTGTTTCAAGAGTGTCTAGGGGGCTTGTTTTTAAAACATATCCAGACGCTCCAGCGTCTCTCATTTGTTCAATAGCTGCGTCTTGATCAAACATTGAAAACGCAATAGTTCGTATATGAGGAAATTCGTTAGATATAATTTTTGTCATTGTGATTCCATCCATTCTAGGCATTCTAATGTCAGTAATAATTATTTTAGGTTGTTTTTTTCGAACAATATCTAAAAGTTCTTCGCCATCATTTGCCATTCCTATGATCGAAATGTCTTGATTATATTTAAATAATAATTGTATGCCATCTAAGAGAGCTTGATGGTCTTCTGCTATTGCTATAGGTATCATATGTGATTATTAATTAAGAGTAGCTTTAACCAATTATTCTTGTAATCACCTTAAAAATAATACTTTAATAATAACTAGTTATTACTAATTGACTTAAAAATCGCCCATATCAAGTGTTTTAATTTATGG from Dokdonia sp. Hel_I_53 carries:
- the fahA gene encoding fumarylacetoacetase, producing the protein MSLAANDPSKKTWLDVPKDSDFPIQNIPFGVFLTRDDVITIGTRIGNYAIDLGALHQLGYFKDIPLTDDIFLQDTLNDFIADGRKTWRLVRNRISEIFEKSNTSLKDNSKDRDTVIFKIEEVEMQLPVQIGDYTDFYSSIEHATNVGTMFRGEENALMPNWLHLPVAYHGRSSSVIPSGIPVHRPNGQKLPNGATEPIFGPSRLVDFELEMAFITTDANNLGESISTEKAEENIFGLVLFNDWSARDIQKWEYVPLGPFLAKNFASSISPWIVTLDALEPFRTESPEAKKELLPYLQFTGKKSFDINLEVAIQPESKKETVVCKSNFKYMYWNMSQQLAHHTVNGCPVNAGDMMGSGTLSGKTKDSYGSMLELSWRGEKPVKLKEGGDRKFIEDNDTVIIRGYSKSKDYPRIGFGEVSTKLLPVFEPKTK
- a CDS encoding response regulator transcription factor → MIPIAIAEDHQALLDGIQLLFKYNQDISIIGMANDGEELLDIVRKKQPKIIITDIRMPRMDGITMTKIISNEFPHIRTIAFSMFDQDAAIEQMRDAGASGYVLKTSPLDTLETAIHTVLNGQEFYDATLVPNTPNASVKNYKSSSVLSKSEREILKLIAQNMTSSEIASIRFTAVSTVDKHRKNMMRKLNLSGKGELLRYALETKYDF
- the glyA gene encoding serine hydroxymethyltransferase, which produces MQRDTAIFNLINDEFERQRNGLELIASENFVSDQVMEAAGSVLTNKYAEGYPGKRYYGGCEVVDEVEKIAIDRAKELFGAAYANVQPHSGSQANTAVFHACLQPGDKFLGFDLAHGGHLTHGSPVNFSGRLYNPVFYGVDQETGLLNYDKIQEIAEKEQPKMIIAGASAYSREIDYERFREIADSVGAILLADIAHPAGLIAKGIVADPLPHCHIVTTTTHKTLRGPRGGMILMGEDFENPFGIKLKSGKLRMMSSLVDSGIFPGNQGGPLMHIIGAKAIAFGEALTDDFLHYMVQTKKNAEALAAALVLKGYDIISGGTDNHMMLIDLRNKNVTGKAAEEALGLADITVNKNMVPFDDKSPFVTSGIRIGTAAVTTRGLIEEDMHTIANFIDKVIEHHDNEEVLSNVAKSVNEMMGDKPLFKS